In Flavobacterium sp. CBA20B-1, one DNA window encodes the following:
- a CDS encoding DUF6140 family protein, which yields MALYKATITKTERLPDGSIIEKGMTVQYSHINFPWDGNGLGTEAINNAFLRVYGINLKTNHALSPGFVNVEKVE from the coding sequence ATGGCACTATACAAAGCAACTATTACAAAAACCGAACGTCTGCCAGACGGCAGTATTATAGAAAAAGGCATGACGGTACAATACAGTCACATAAACTTTCCGTGGGACGGCAACGGACTAGGAACCGAAGCTATAAACAACGCTTTTTTGCGTGTGTATGGCATTAATTTAAAAACAAACCACGCGTTAAGTCCCGGGTTTGTTAATGTTGAAAAGGTTGAGTAA
- a CDS encoding M3 family metallopeptidase: protein MNRKTIILLCLLAGAAVQQSCDKKQNTVMTSGQENPLIAEWNTPFEVPPFDKIENSHFKPAIIEGIKDHEKEIQAIANSKEQPTFENVIVAIDQSGETLSKVTTVLYNLTSAHTNDDLQKLAQEMAPTLSEHTDNIYLNDALYQKVKTIYNQYQFAKPETLQLTAEQQMLLNETYKRFVRSGANLSAENKEKLKKWNSELSVLSLKYGDNLLNETNNYELVIDKKENLAGLPNELIEVAAEEAKAKGKEGKWVFTLSNSSVMPFLQYADNRELRKTIWNAYQMRGNQNNENDNKENVLKIANLRMQKAQLLGYKNHAEYVLAESMAKTPDAVNKLLMKLWEPALNKAKQEATDIQSLMRQEGLNEDVSPADWRYYAEKIRKERFDLDEQELKPYLSLENVRQGIFDVTFKLWGLTYKELKDVPKYHEDVTVWEVFDNNKESLGVLYMDMHPRESKRGGAWMTSYRDQQMENGKRKKPVISIVCNFTKPTATTPSLLTFDETTTFFHEFGHALHGLLSNVNYKSLAGTNVPRDFVELPSQIMENWAAEPEVLKMYAKHYKTGEVIPDALIEKMKKAGTFDQGFATTEYLAASLLDMQYHTATEEIKNDVNTFEINAMKQIGLVDAIIPRYRSTYFSHIFSGGYSAGYYSYIWSAVLDTDAFEAFKTSGLFNSEKALLFRKNILEKGGTEDPAELYRKFRGADPSIEPLLKKRGLN from the coding sequence ATGAATCGTAAAACAATTATTTTGTTGTGTTTGCTGGCAGGTGCAGCAGTACAGCAATCTTGTGATAAAAAGCAAAATACCGTAATGACATCAGGACAAGAAAACCCTTTAATTGCCGAATGGAACACACCATTTGAAGTGCCTCCTTTTGATAAAATAGAAAACAGCCATTTTAAACCTGCTATTATAGAGGGCATTAAGGATCACGAAAAAGAAATTCAAGCCATTGCAAACAGCAAAGAGCAACCCACGTTTGAAAATGTGATTGTGGCTATTGATCAATCAGGCGAAACATTAAGCAAAGTAACCACGGTTCTTTATAACCTAACAAGTGCCCATACAAATGACGATTTGCAAAAATTGGCACAAGAAATGGCTCCTACCCTTTCGGAACATACCGACAATATTTATCTAAACGATGCCTTGTATCAAAAAGTAAAAACGATTTACAATCAATACCAATTCGCAAAACCTGAAACTTTGCAACTAACTGCAGAACAGCAAATGTTGTTGAATGAAACCTATAAACGTTTTGTGAGAAGTGGTGCCAATCTATCTGCAGAAAACAAAGAAAAGCTAAAAAAATGGAACAGTGAACTATCAGTTTTATCTTTAAAATACGGCGATAATTTGTTAAACGAAACCAATAATTACGAATTAGTTATCGATAAAAAAGAAAACTTAGCAGGCTTGCCCAATGAATTAATCGAAGTAGCCGCCGAAGAAGCAAAAGCAAAAGGCAAAGAAGGTAAATGGGTGTTCACGTTGAGCAACTCAAGCGTGATGCCGTTTTTGCAATATGCCGACAATCGAGAATTGCGCAAAACCATTTGGAATGCTTACCAAATGCGCGGAAATCAAAACAACGAAAACGACAATAAAGAAAATGTACTAAAAATTGCCAACTTACGCATGCAAAAAGCACAATTGCTTGGCTACAAAAACCATGCAGAGTATGTGCTCGCAGAAAGCATGGCAAAAACACCAGATGCAGTTAATAAGCTTTTAATGAAATTGTGGGAACCTGCACTAAACAAAGCCAAACAAGAGGCTACCGATATTCAAAGTTTAATGCGCCAAGAAGGTTTAAACGAAGATGTGTCGCCAGCTGATTGGCGCTATTATGCCGAAAAAATTCGCAAAGAGCGTTTTGATTTAGACGAACAAGAACTGAAGCCTTATTTAAGTTTAGAAAATGTGCGTCAAGGAATTTTCGACGTAACCTTTAAGCTTTGGGGATTGACTTACAAAGAGCTAAAAGATGTTCCCAAATATCATGAAGACGTTACCGTTTGGGAGGTATTTGACAACAATAAAGAAAGTTTAGGTGTTTTATATATGGATATGCATCCGCGCGAATCGAAACGAGGTGGTGCTTGGATGACTTCATATCGCGACCAACAAATGGAAAACGGAAAACGCAAAAAACCTGTGATTTCTATTGTTTGTAATTTCACAAAACCCACAGCCACAACGCCGTCTTTATTGACTTTTGATGAAACAACCACTTTTTTCCATGAGTTTGGTCATGCGTTGCACGGATTGTTATCAAACGTAAATTACAAAAGTTTAGCAGGAACCAATGTGCCGCGAGATTTTGTGGAACTTCCCTCACAAATCATGGAAAACTGGGCTGCAGAACCCGAAGTGCTAAAAATGTATGCAAAGCATTATAAAACAGGCGAAGTAATTCCGGATGCATTAATTGAAAAAATGAAAAAAGCCGGCACTTTTGATCAAGGTTTTGCTACTACAGAATATTTAGCAGCATCGCTTTTAGACATGCAATACCATACGGCTACCGAAGAAATTAAAAACGATGTGAACACTTTTGAAATAAACGCAATGAAGCAAATAGGACTTGTTGATGCAATTATTCCTCGCTACCGCAGTACCTATTTTAGCCATATTTTTTCAGGTGGATATTCTGCAGGATATTACAGCTATATATGGAGTGCTGTTCTAGACACCGATGCATTTGAAGCTTTTAAAACATCCGGTTTATTCAATTCGGAAAAGGCATTATTATTCCGAAAAAATATCTTAGAAAAAGGAGGTACAGAAGATCCGGCAGAGCTTTACAGAAAATTCCGCGGTGCCGACCCATCCATTGAACCGCTGCTTAAAAAACGAGGTTTGAATTAA
- a CDS encoding pirin family protein: protein MAKYILHPSNTRGFADHGWLKSYHTFSFAGYFNPERINFGALRVLNDDFVAAGNGFGAHPHENMEIVSIPLEGKLAHKDSTGSEGVIQKGEIQFMSAGTGVTHSEMNASKTEDVKFLQIWIIPNKMNITPRYGQMEYVVNHNELKTLIQPTTAEGTLRLQQNAWFKMGKFHENQSIEVAVEDPANNGIYLFLLNGSIEVDGHSLETRDAIGISETQKIQIKTNTTSEFLIIEVPMNYN from the coding sequence ATGGCAAAATATATTTTACATCCATCAAATACAAGAGGTTTTGCCGATCATGGTTGGTTAAAATCGTATCACACATTTTCATTTGCCGGATACTTTAATCCAGAGCGGATAAACTTTGGGGCACTGCGCGTTTTAAACGATGATTTTGTGGCGGCAGGAAACGGTTTTGGTGCACACCCACACGAAAACATGGAAATTGTTTCGATTCCTTTAGAAGGAAAATTAGCCCATAAAGACAGTACCGGATCGGAAGGTGTTATTCAAAAAGGCGAAATTCAGTTTATGAGTGCCGGAACAGGAGTTACACACAGTGAAATGAACGCAAGCAAAACCGAAGATGTAAAGTTTCTCCAAATTTGGATCATTCCAAACAAAATGAATATAACTCCGCGTTATGGTCAAATGGAATATGTGGTAAACCACAATGAGCTCAAAACATTGATACAACCCACAACTGCAGAAGGCACCTTGAGGTTGCAACAAAATGCATGGTTTAAAATGGGTAAATTCCATGAAAACCAATCTATTGAAGTAGCTGTGGAAGATCCAGCAAACAACGGAATTTATTTATTTCTATTAAATGGATCTATTGAAGTGGATGGTCATTCCTTGGAAACACGCGATGCCATTGGTATTTCGGAAACTCAAAAAATCCAGATTAAAACTAATACAACCAGTGAATTTCTTATAATAGAAGTTCCCATGAATTACAACTAA
- a CDS encoding TerB family tellurite resistance protein, with protein sequence MKEIIKQAIIDTHFYDSMQKTNVFETSKFMTFESIELSKTDNIELRKQHELIDEDEFLILFYREFYVGGDFWTANRTYTYSTIFLENRISFYKQEYKHGSGVENEWSSEIFYKDIESVEVYDKYIRFFYTKEHIAELKKYWSSEIKNEKDSNLRKLWQDNYDNCEYCEREPKYFGLENFNYKDPIEPFFIKIKEGISSLENDYEQSKENYQIAINEAFEAEDYQKAHSILEEYNFLEDYYFFKYDLAYTFSMLDEDVKAVEVLNILIESAEEQEVNYWAGKAKMFKSTFLEASGDYYDALQLFNDGLKGYEDKESSGYYSEERSKELYTKYLESFKELPYKDRKVIYITNSTEKYKSDTLTVLQANHLPDISFPAHHPINNETYIGHPYNNNLYIPIQNYDNELLIDRINEFCYLLQCLGAESITIENINSDNNSKQTNHQNNVNVGVSSLKAGIEVDNKNTQKKSSENQISLRIGRNQTFNPTKFPYIPNDLTWLTNEAGWQRLIKQRLGGSLLEHNEFMSSNQSQILNTNEINDLKVDLKVFFNKANVNVKKDIDAEIKNSSSTEWKVQVKFKPIDQFVQQTLSDAIEFEELPVTTGNNNEVEFIEEYKFLIADGELSERDQRILNRLRQKLNITEERASELITTLNNYSDKEKELIEEINFMLQDGEISEREERILLRLASKIGVPHERCLELIKNMNK encoded by the coding sequence ATGAAAGAAATTATTAAACAGGCAATTATTGACACGCATTTTTACGATTCAATGCAAAAAACGAATGTTTTTGAAACATCCAAATTTATGACATTTGAAAGTATAGAATTGTCTAAAACTGATAATATTGAATTACGAAAACAGCATGAATTAATTGATGAAGATGAATTTTTAATCTTGTTTTATCGTGAATTCTATGTGGGAGGAGATTTTTGGACAGCAAACAGAACATATACGTACTCGACTATTTTTCTTGAAAATCGAATTTCATTTTACAAACAAGAATACAAACACGGTTCGGGAGTAGAAAATGAATGGAGTTCGGAGATCTTCTATAAGGATATAGAAAGTGTTGAGGTTTACGATAAATACATTCGCTTCTTTTACACTAAAGAACATATAGCCGAACTAAAAAAATATTGGAGTTCTGAAATTAAAAATGAAAAAGACAGCAATCTTCGCAAATTATGGCAAGATAATTATGATAATTGTGAATATTGTGAGCGAGAACCTAAATATTTTGGTTTGGAAAACTTCAATTATAAAGATCCAATTGAACCATTTTTTATAAAAATAAAAGAAGGAATAAGTTCTTTAGAAAATGATTACGAACAGTCAAAAGAAAACTATCAAATTGCAATAAACGAAGCTTTCGAAGCGGAAGATTATCAAAAAGCACACAGCATTTTAGAAGAATATAATTTTTTAGAAGATTATTATTTTTTTAAATATGATTTGGCATATACATTTTCAATGTTAGATGAAGATGTTAAAGCTGTTGAGGTTTTAAATATCTTAATAGAATCAGCAGAAGAGCAAGAAGTAAATTATTGGGCAGGTAAAGCAAAAATGTTTAAATCAACATTTCTTGAAGCTAGTGGAGATTATTATGATGCTTTACAGCTTTTTAATGATGGTTTAAAAGGTTATGAAGATAAAGAAAGCTCAGGATATTATAGCGAAGAGCGTTCAAAAGAATTATACACAAAATATTTAGAAAGTTTTAAAGAACTTCCTTATAAAGACCGAAAAGTAATTTACATAACCAACAGTACCGAAAAATACAAATCGGATACTTTAACAGTTTTGCAGGCAAATCATTTACCAGATATTAGTTTTCCTGCTCATCATCCAATTAACAACGAAACCTACATAGGGCATCCGTACAATAACAATTTGTATATACCAATACAGAATTATGATAACGAATTACTGATAGATAGAATCAATGAATTTTGCTATTTATTGCAATGCTTAGGAGCAGAATCAATAACAATTGAAAACATTAATAGTGATAATAATTCCAAGCAAACCAATCATCAAAACAATGTTAATGTAGGTGTATCAAGCTTAAAAGCAGGTATTGAAGTAGATAATAAAAATACTCAAAAAAAATCTTCCGAAAATCAAATCAGCTTAAGAATTGGAAGAAATCAAACATTCAATCCAACAAAGTTTCCGTATATACCTAATGATTTAACTTGGTTGACAAACGAAGCAGGATGGCAACGTTTAATAAAACAGCGGTTAGGAGGAAGTTTGTTAGAACACAACGAGTTTATGTCTTCAAACCAAAGTCAAATTTTAAATACCAATGAAATAAACGATTTAAAAGTAGATTTAAAAGTTTTCTTTAACAAAGCCAATGTCAATGTAAAAAAAGATATTGATGCAGAGATAAAAAACAGTTCTTCTACAGAATGGAAAGTACAAGTAAAATTTAAACCTATTGATCAATTTGTACAACAAACGCTTAGTGATGCTATAGAGTTTGAAGAGTTACCCGTAACAACAGGGAATAATAATGAAGTGGAATTTATAGAAGAATATAAATTTTTAATCGCAGACGGCGAACTTTCGGAAAGAGATCAAAGAATTTTAAACAGACTGCGTCAAAAGTTGAATATAACAGAAGAGCGAGCTTCTGAGTTGATTACTACATTAAATAATTATTCTGATAAAGAAAAAGAACTGATAGAAGAAATAAATTTTATGTTACAGGATGGGGAAATCAGCGAAAGAGAAGAACGAATTTTATTACGTTTAGCAAGTAAAATAGGTGTTCCTCATGAGAGATGTTTAGAGCTTATAAAAAATATGAACAAGTAA
- a CDS encoding Crp/Fnr family transcriptional regulator: protein MKSLLLQSIAKHVSLTEKEEEIVLNACSSGTYKNKTMLIKPGDEAHFTFFVLKGILRSYTIDDNGTIHILSFATPGWWMADMYSYLTDKPAILYVDVIEECEVLILQKSDVENLYSKVPKLERFFRILTENNLVANQQRVLDKMALTAEERYEKFLQKYPTVVNCLPQKYIASFIGVTPEFFSKMKSNMLRKK from the coding sequence ATGAAAAGTCTCTTATTGCAAAGTATCGCAAAACACGTATCGCTAACTGAAAAAGAAGAAGAAATTGTTTTAAACGCATGCAGTAGCGGCACTTATAAAAACAAAACAATGCTTATAAAACCCGGCGATGAAGCACATTTCACTTTTTTTGTTTTAAAGGGCATTTTGCGCAGTTACACAATCGACGATAACGGAACGATTCACATTTTAAGTTTTGCAACACCGGGCTGGTGGATGGCCGATATGTATAGTTATTTAACCGATAAACCTGCGATTTTATATGTGGATGTGATTGAGGAATGCGAAGTTTTAATTTTACAAAAATCCGATGTAGAAAATTTATATTCAAAAGTGCCGAAATTAGAACGCTTTTTTAGAATTTTAACCGAGAATAATTTAGTAGCCAACCAGCAACGAGTGCTAGATAAAATGGCTTTGACTGCCGAAGAACGCTATGAGAAGTTTTTACAAAAATATCCAACGGTTGTAAACTGCTTGCCTCAAAAATATATTGCATCATTTATAGGTGTTACCCCAGAATTTTTTAGTAAAATGAAAAGCAATATGTTGCGAAAAAAATAA
- a CDS encoding YceI family protein — protein sequence MTMKKWSIDPSHSEIGFKVKHMMFTNVKGYFNDYTAEIDFDNDLKDANLQFAAKVNSIFTNNTDRDNHLKSADFFDAEHFPAVHFKSTNIEGNGSEYKITGDLTIKDVTKPITLNAEFSGLMTDPWGNTKVGLNLEGKINRKDFGLTYNAALETGGVLVGEEVKLNAEIQLIEQK from the coding sequence ATAACTATGAAAAAATGGTCTATTGATCCATCGCACAGCGAAATTGGATTTAAAGTGAAACATATGATGTTTACAAACGTTAAAGGATATTTTAACGATTATACTGCCGAAATTGATTTTGATAACGATTTAAAAGATGCCAACTTACAGTTTGCAGCAAAAGTAAATTCTATCTTTACCAATAATACAGACAGAGATAACCATCTAAAAAGTGCCGATTTCTTTGATGCGGAACATTTCCCTGCAGTGCATTTTAAATCAACAAATATTGAAGGAAACGGAAGCGAATATAAAATCACAGGCGATTTAACAATAAAAGATGTGACAAAACCCATTACGCTAAACGCAGAATTTAGTGGTTTAATGACCGATCCTTGGGGAAATACTAAAGTAGGTTTAAACTTGGAAGGAAAAATAAACCGCAAAGATTTTGGTTTAACCTATAATGCGGCTTTAGAAACAGGTGGCGTTTTAGTGGGTGAAGAAGTAAAATTAAACGCTGAAATTCAGCTAATAGAACAAAAGTAA
- a CDS encoding LytR/AlgR family response regulator transcription factor codes for MNNLVLVIIDDEPKAREVLKGYICMLFPNNRFEMILCNSVKEGVLAIENYLPDLVFLDIEMPEANGFELFNKVNKDSFEVVFVTAYSQFLDKSVNEIGCFGYLQKPLEREKLLKIFERYQAKNTNKKYLKLVNASQGKRILIKLEDVTFCRADDNYCEIFLKNDKTKHILSRTLGDLEKKLPQQLFQRVHRSYMVNMDHVSYFEKDKNLLVINQNGMATQKIPVSAKYKEAIRKMFL; via the coding sequence ATGAACAACTTGGTTTTAGTAATTATCGATGATGAACCTAAAGCGCGCGAAGTTTTAAAAGGCTACATTTGTATGCTGTTTCCAAACAACCGTTTCGAAATGATTTTGTGCAATTCTGTAAAAGAAGGCGTTTTGGCAATAGAAAATTATTTGCCCGATTTGGTTTTTTTAGATATTGAAATGCCTGAAGCTAATGGTTTTGAATTGTTTAATAAGGTAAATAAAGATAGTTTTGAGGTTGTTTTTGTAACGGCTTATTCACAGTTTTTAGACAAATCGGTCAACGAAATTGGTTGTTTTGGATATTTACAAAAACCATTAGAACGTGAAAAACTATTGAAAATATTTGAACGCTATCAAGCAAAAAACACAAACAAAAAATATTTAAAATTAGTCAATGCTTCGCAAGGTAAACGAATACTGATAAAGTTAGAAGATGTTACCTTTTGCAGAGCCGATGATAATTACTGCGAAATTTTTTTAAAAAATGATAAAACCAAACATATTTTAAGCAGAACGTTGGGCGATTTGGAAAAGAAACTTCCACAGCAGTTGTTTCAGCGTGTACACCGTTCGTACATGGTAAATATGGACCATGTTTCTTATTTTGAAAAAGATAAAAATCTGTTGGTCATCAATCAAAATGGTATGGCAACACAGAAAATTCCAGTTTCTGCAAAGTATAAAGAAGCAATCAGAAAAATGTTTTTATGA
- a CDS encoding histidine kinase, translating to MKILITFCIFLCTQFVQAQFIDTKLKNVNNGLISNNIQAGFVDTDANLWLGSRAGLVLRSGTSFKNVPEAAKYKFNNVFDFCQDTEKGMWVAGFGQGILYFNNKTSRLINIKSGLINDHVRTLFYHNNKVYAGTSNGVSIISSKDFSVKNPDFEQHPDYFFNVTSFFAINNNVYATVLNDGIFLVTPQKLIQVSTLKKAFSSFVFNNRLFIGTQNNLFELDALTFEKMCTFNVSSVHKFLLVNKQMYLISSGIVENKGGIFKFENNDFIDITTEFHIPFTDFKSIAFDRQNQLLYLGTQNNGLAEINLYAPVYHQKNLKEVAVIAVDDQKEYVFHNNGFSIYQNSIEIKHLSKKAFKNFQQQNPSKYSKQAVIQNHFYPIDYSTTTEKIIFYSSQIHKNNLWVNTNIGIFKLTLNGEITNYYPVHVYYFTFFHNNLIAAVPYAGVRIFTDIDQFNYDYFHDWKNPNVPAEIVSIAQTEKAVYFASALSGLYEYKNGKFRSFLFDKSFTEPKIKRICTTKTGDLVVVTDYNDVYILDVSQAKLKIKKQISYPKIKGSTTNFVHEINGVLYIGTNLGLNVFKENTYFFIDKAQGFTNYNSLCATDDSKRLLVGTEEGYFVLNNDYFVQKRAFANTLSITDLFVNNNKISNEEYGNNQIILPFNENNLRLHFQVNNAKYPDKLQFKFRLKPSELWQELTTENHLILNYLNAGEYSIELQIYNEDTGTVSIQKLINITIKPPFYYTWWFLTACILLISGLTYAAYRIRINYLNQKQKQKLAVIELQNQQEKKELIFDKQLADVKLQALKSQMNSHFLFNVLSSIQYYIICKDVDNALYYLERFSALVRTTLEYSDKKDIAIYDEIAYLKQYIEIENLRAEHAIVLTENIAEDIDVTQIKIVPLLL from the coding sequence ATGAAGATTTTAATTACTTTCTGTATTTTTCTTTGTACACAATTTGTTCAGGCACAATTTATTGATACCAAACTTAAAAATGTAAACAATGGTTTGATTTCTAATAACATTCAGGCAGGATTTGTTGATACAGACGCAAATTTGTGGTTGGGCTCGCGTGCAGGATTGGTTTTAAGAAGCGGAACTTCTTTTAAAAATGTACCCGAAGCCGCAAAGTATAAATTCAATAATGTTTTTGATTTTTGTCAAGATACCGAAAAGGGTATGTGGGTTGCCGGTTTTGGTCAGGGAATTTTATATTTCAACAATAAAACTAGTCGATTGATTAATATAAAAAGTGGCTTGATTAATGATCACGTTCGAACACTTTTTTATCATAATAACAAAGTTTACGCAGGTACATCAAACGGAGTTTCCATTATATCGTCAAAAGATTTTTCCGTAAAAAATCCCGATTTTGAACAACATCCAGATTACTTTTTTAATGTTACCAGTTTTTTTGCAATAAACAATAATGTGTATGCAACGGTTTTAAACGATGGTATTTTTTTAGTTACCCCACAAAAATTAATTCAAGTTTCTACTCTAAAAAAAGCATTTTCAAGTTTTGTATTTAACAATCGTCTTTTTATTGGTACACAAAACAATTTGTTTGAGTTAGATGCTCTCACTTTTGAAAAAATGTGTACGTTTAATGTAAGCAGTGTGCACAAGTTTTTGTTGGTTAACAAACAAATGTATTTGATTTCGTCTGGTATTGTTGAAAATAAAGGCGGTATTTTTAAGTTTGAAAACAATGATTTTATCGATATAACTACCGAGTTTCATATTCCCTTTACCGATTTTAAAAGTATTGCTTTCGATAGACAAAATCAGCTTTTATATCTTGGCACACAGAACAATGGATTGGCAGAAATAAACTTGTATGCGCCGGTTTACCATCAGAAAAATCTTAAAGAAGTAGCTGTAATTGCGGTTGATGATCAAAAAGAGTATGTTTTTCACAACAATGGTTTTTCGATTTATCAAAATTCAATCGAAATAAAACATCTTTCGAAAAAAGCATTTAAAAACTTTCAACAGCAAAATCCTTCAAAATACAGTAAACAAGCGGTTATTCAAAATCATTTTTACCCGATTGATTACAGCACAACCACCGAAAAAATTATTTTTTACAGTTCGCAAATTCATAAAAACAATTTGTGGGTGAATACCAACATAGGTATTTTTAAACTTACGTTGAACGGAGAAATTACAAACTATTATCCTGTTCACGTTTACTATTTCACCTTTTTTCATAACAATTTAATTGCAGCAGTGCCTTATGCTGGAGTACGAATTTTTACGGATATCGATCAATTCAACTACGATTATTTTCACGATTGGAAAAACCCCAATGTTCCTGCCGAAATTGTATCGATAGCACAAACAGAAAAGGCTGTTTATTTTGCATCGGCATTAAGTGGTTTATACGAATATAAAAACGGAAAATTTCGTTCATTTTTGTTTGATAAATCGTTTACCGAACCTAAAATAAAGCGTATTTGCACTACAAAAACAGGAGATTTAGTTGTTGTAACCGATTATAACGATGTGTATATTTTAGATGTATCGCAAGCCAAATTAAAAATAAAAAAGCAGATTTCATACCCAAAAATTAAGGGCAGCACTACCAATTTTGTGCATGAAATAAACGGCGTATTGTATATAGGTACCAATTTAGGGTTGAACGTTTTTAAAGAAAACACTTACTTTTTTATTGATAAAGCGCAAGGATTTACCAACTACAATAGCTTATGCGCTACAGATGACAGTAAGCGTTTATTAGTAGGAACAGAAGAAGGCTACTTTGTACTAAATAATGATTACTTCGTGCAAAAAAGAGCATTTGCTAATACGCTTTCTATTACCGATTTGTTTGTGAATAACAACAAAATTTCTAATGAAGAATATGGTAATAATCAGATAATATTGCCTTTTAACGAAAATAACCTTCGTTTACATTTTCAGGTAAACAATGCAAAGTATCCCGATAAATTACAATTCAAATTCCGTTTAAAACCATCTGAACTTTGGCAGGAATTAACAACAGAAAATCATTTGATTTTAAATTATCTAAATGCTGGAGAATATTCAATTGAATTACAAATTTACAACGAAGACACGGGAACCGTTTCCATCCAAAAACTCATTAACATTACCATTAAACCACCGTTTTACTATACTTGGTGGTTTTTAACAGCGTGTATTTTGTTGATTTCAGGTTTAACGTATGCTGCATACAGAATTCGCATAAATTATTTAAATCAGAAACAAAAACAGAAATTGGCAGTTATAGAATTGCAGAATCAACAGGAAAAAAAAGAACTTATATTTGATAAACAATTGGCAGATGTGAAATTGCAGGCGCTAAAAAGCCAGATGAATTCTCATTTTTTGTTCAATGTGTTAAGTTCCATTCAGTATTATATTATTTGTAAAGATGTTGATAATGCTTTGTATTATTTAGAACGATTTTCTGCTTTGGTGCGAACCACTTTAGAATATTCCGATAAAAAAGACATAGCCATTTATGATGAAATTGCATACTTGAAACAATATATCGAGATTGAAAATCTACGAGCAGAACATGCAATTGTTTTAACCGAAAATATTGCCGAAGATATAGACGTTACGCAAATTAAAATTGTTCCACTATTACTGTAG
- a CDS encoding helix-turn-helix transcriptional regulator yields MKQKSPYIRYYYLVKWIAEKHYPSMNDLIKLFEDKEIFITDRTFYRDRKALINNYNIPIEHCKINKGYFIDDENDAHHETNRFLQLMQEMITANSVSAFFSDNTKYLTYLEFENEPSSMFHNVFEDVLTATQKKQKIKFKYQSFVKTDSQLYEVKPLFLKQYQNRWYLIAEHNKAYKAFALERMEHLEATNKKFKADADTVKQHFRNVVGLTNSEKQAIEKVVLRFHSSQKNYVKSVPIYKQQQEITDNAHEYTIALYVKPNFELKQQVLKYGALVEVLQPQALRQELKEEYQKAWKLYKENRK; encoded by the coding sequence ATGAAGCAAAAATCGCCCTACATACGGTATTATTATTTAGTGAAATGGATTGCAGAAAAGCACTATCCGTCAATGAACGATTTAATAAAACTGTTTGAAGACAAAGAAATATTTATTACCGACCGTACTTTTTACCGCGACCGTAAGGCATTGATTAACAACTATAACATACCCATTGAGCATTGTAAAATAAACAAAGGGTATTTTATTGACGATGAAAACGATGCACACCACGAAACCAATCGGTTTTTACAACTAATGCAAGAAATGATTACAGCAAATTCGGTAAGCGCATTTTTTTCAGATAACACCAAATACCTTACGTATTTAGAGTTTGAAAACGAGCCAAGTTCTATGTTTCACAATGTTTTTGAAGACGTACTTACAGCCACACAAAAAAAGCAAAAAATCAAGTTCAAATATCAATCGTTTGTAAAAACCGATTCGCAATTATACGAAGTAAAGCCCTTGTTTTTAAAGCAATATCAAAACCGCTGGTACCTTATTGCCGAACACAACAAAGCCTATAAAGCTTTTGCATTAGAGCGAATGGAACATTTAGAAGCAACCAATAAAAAATTTAAAGCCGATGCAGATACGGTAAAGCAACATTTTCGAAATGTGGTAGGGTTAACCAATAGCGAAAAACAAGCAATAGAAAAAGTTGTATTGCGTTTTCACAGCAGCCAAAAAAACTATGTAAAATCGGTGCCCATTTACAAACAGCAACAAGAAATTACCGATAACGCTCATGAATATACCATTGCGTTGTATGTAAAACCAAATTTCGAGCTAAAACAACAAGTGCTAAAATACGGCGCATTGGTAGAAGTGTTGCAACCACAAGCCTTACGCCAAGAACTAAAAGAAGAGTACCAAAAAGCATGGAAGCTGTATAAAGAAAATAGAAAATAG